Proteins encoded by one window of Paenibacillus urinalis:
- a CDS encoding phosphatidate cytidylyltransferase, whose protein sequence is MKQRVITGIVAGVFFLGFAILGGTWYNLLILLMSLIGLYEFIRMIGVSPFGGTAFIGYISVLILVFPSVLASLDISLSHIQIIWLLMLLFLTATVTTKNKLTVQTAALMFIGVVYVGIGFYYIATTRQLQDGLFWTFMILVSIWGSDAGAYFVGKTIGKHKLWPVISPNKTIEGAVGGIVIAVIISIGFALLSDGIVGVGNAVLIGLSSAIIGQMGDLVQSAYKRVYGIKDSGSLLPGHGGILDRCDSWIFVFPFVHMLALIPY, encoded by the coding sequence TCATAACGGGAATTGTTGCCGGAGTTTTTTTTCTGGGATTTGCCATATTGGGAGGAACTTGGTATAACCTTCTAATCCTCTTGATGTCTCTGATCGGTTTATATGAATTTATTCGTATGATCGGGGTCTCACCATTTGGGGGAACTGCATTTATAGGCTATATAAGTGTTCTGATACTCGTATTTCCATCAGTACTCGCAAGCTTAGATATATCATTGTCGCATATTCAGATCATATGGCTCTTAATGCTGCTGTTCCTCACTGCTACAGTAACAACCAAGAACAAACTGACCGTTCAAACAGCGGCACTGATGTTTATTGGTGTCGTATATGTTGGGATCGGTTTTTATTATATTGCAACAACTCGTCAGTTACAGGATGGTTTGTTCTGGACCTTTATGATTCTAGTCAGTATATGGGGCAGTGATGCCGGGGCCTATTTTGTCGGTAAAACGATCGGTAAGCATAAGCTCTGGCCTGTGATCAGTCCGAACAAAACGATCGAAGGGGCTGTCGGCGGCATTGTCATTGCAGTTATCATTTCAATAGGCTTTGCGCTGTTATCCGATGGAATTGTCGGTGTTGGAAATGCAGTGCTGATCGGACTGTCCTCTGCAATCATTGGACAAATGGGTGATTTGGTACAGTCTGCATACAAACGTGTGTATGGAATTAAGGATTCGGGCAGTCTGCTGCCTGGACATGGCGGTATACTTGATCGCTGTGACAGCTGGATATTTGTGTTTCCGTTTGTACATATGCTCGCACTGATACCTTACTAG
- a CDS encoding 1-deoxy-D-xylulose-5-phosphate reductoisomerase translates to MKKISVLGSTGSIGTQTLDVISMHPDKFQVEGLSAGSNVELLIEQANMYHPKKVSVSRKEDVDRVKSNVPAGTEVYFGEEGLIEVAAGTDAEIVITAVMGSVGLKSTLAAIKERKQIGLANKETLVTAGHLVTSLAKDNDVQIIPVDSEHSAIFQCLNGEEIREVKNITLTASGGSFRHLTRDQLQHVTVEDALKHPNWSMGSKITIDSATMVNKGLEVIEARWLFGLPYEQINVLLHPESIIHSFIEFQDTSMIAQMGNPDMRVPIQYALTYPNRLPSPATSLSLAEIGSLHFKEMDMERFPCLRLAFECGKMGGTATTAFNAANEVAVARFLTGEISFLKIEEIIERVIETHSNVLNPDLSEIDRVDRYVRKLAGQM, encoded by the coding sequence ATGAAGAAAATATCAGTTCTTGGTTCCACAGGCTCTATTGGAACTCAGACATTGGATGTCATTTCAATGCATCCGGATAAATTTCAAGTAGAAGGCTTGTCTGCCGGATCAAATGTGGAGCTGCTGATCGAGCAGGCGAACATGTATCACCCTAAGAAAGTCTCTGTAAGCCGTAAGGAAGATGTGGATAGGGTCAAATCTAATGTTCCTGCGGGCACCGAAGTATACTTCGGTGAAGAAGGATTAATAGAAGTGGCTGCCGGTACGGACGCCGAGATCGTAATTACAGCGGTCATGGGTAGTGTAGGCCTCAAATCTACTCTTGCGGCGATTAAGGAACGGAAGCAAATTGGACTTGCGAACAAGGAAACTCTTGTAACTGCAGGTCATCTGGTTACATCACTAGCCAAGGACAACGATGTGCAGATTATACCCGTGGACAGTGAACATTCAGCCATATTCCAATGTCTGAACGGCGAAGAGATTCGTGAAGTGAAGAATATAACACTGACGGCCTCCGGCGGATCTTTCAGACATTTAACCCGGGATCAGCTGCAGCATGTGACGGTAGAGGATGCACTCAAGCATCCAAACTGGTCGATGGGATCCAAGATTACGATTGATTCGGCTACAATGGTGAACAAAGGACTTGAAGTCATTGAGGCCAGATGGCTGTTCGGTCTGCCTTATGAGCAGATCAATGTCTTGCTGCATCCAGAGAGTATTATTCATTCCTTTATCGAGTTTCAGGATACGAGCATGATTGCGCAGATGGGGAATCCTGATATGCGGGTGCCGATTCAATATGCATTAACTTATCCGAACAGGCTGCCTTCACCTGCAACATCCTTGTCGCTCGCAGAGATTGGATCCCTGCATTTTAAAGAGATGGATATGGAACGGTTCCCTTGTCTCCGGCTAGCTTTTGAATGCGGCAAAATGGGTGGTACAGCAACAACGGCATTTAATGCGGCTAATGAAGTCGCTGTCGCGCGGTTCCTAACAGGTGAAATTTCCTTCCTCAAAATTGAGGAGATTATTGAGCGAGTCATTGAAACTCACAGCAATGTGCTGAATCCTGACCTTTCTGAAATTGACAGAGTGGATCGATATGTCAGGAAGCTGGCGGGACAAATGTAA
- the rseP gene encoding RIP metalloprotease RseP, which translates to METLQIVVLTVLMFFVIVTVHEWGHYYFAKRAGILVREFAIGFGPKLFSYKHQETVFTLRLLPFGGYARMAGEDPELIEIQPGQTIAIKSADGLVKSIYLDQLDNRKNVVRGEILSIDLERRLMIEMDVDGEKQQFPVHPQAMLIARGQETQIAPKDRQFNSKTVGQRALAIFAGPFMNFLLAFVLFAIHAMIAGTPVENPTYVKIGNVTEGMPAAEADLRKGDIIETINGEAIGGDYNKMVTMIAESMDKPMDWTVRRGDEVFDLSITPRAMEGQEGGKVGITSEIPTEDVGFFESFAVAGNNMVTTTKSIFEGFRMLIAQFNIDDLGGPVRTFEVTGQIAKQGILQLTQWTAILSLYLGIFNLLPIPALDGSRLIFLGIEGLRGKPIDPNREGMVHFIGFAMLFLLMIAVTYNDILRLING; encoded by the coding sequence TTGGAAACCTTGCAGATTGTAGTACTAACAGTACTCATGTTTTTCGTCATTGTGACGGTGCATGAATGGGGCCATTACTATTTTGCCAAGCGTGCGGGAATTCTTGTCAGAGAATTTGCCATCGGTTTTGGTCCAAAGCTGTTTTCTTATAAGCATCAGGAGACGGTGTTCACCCTGCGTTTGCTTCCGTTTGGAGGATATGCACGGATGGCAGGGGAAGATCCGGAGCTCATTGAGATTCAGCCTGGTCAGACGATTGCGATTAAGTCAGCGGACGGGCTGGTGAAATCGATCTATCTGGATCAGCTGGATAACCGTAAAAATGTGGTGCGCGGAGAGATCCTCTCCATCGATCTGGAGCGCAGACTTATGATTGAGATGGATGTTGATGGAGAGAAGCAGCAATTCCCTGTCCATCCACAGGCGATGCTCATTGCAAGAGGACAGGAGACACAGATTGCTCCTAAGGATCGCCAGTTTAACAGCAAGACGGTCGGTCAAAGAGCGTTGGCCATTTTTGCCGGACCGTTTATGAACTTCTTGCTGGCCTTTGTCCTGTTTGCGATCCATGCCATGATCGCCGGCACTCCGGTTGAGAATCCAACTTATGTGAAGATTGGTAATGTTACTGAGGGGATGCCTGCTGCAGAAGCCGACCTTCGTAAAGGGGATATCATTGAAACCATTAATGGTGAGGCTATTGGTGGAGATTACAACAAAATGGTGACGATGATTGCTGAATCGATGGACAAACCTATGGATTGGACAGTGCGGAGGGGAGACGAAGTATTCGATCTGAGCATTACCCCGAGAGCAATGGAAGGTCAGGAAGGTGGAAAGGTCGGAATCACCTCTGAAATACCTACTGAGGATGTCGGATTCTTCGAATCCTTTGCGGTGGCAGGAAATAATATGGTCACAACAACAAAGAGTATATTTGAAGGCTTCCGGATGCTGATTGCTCAGTTCAACATTGATGATCTGGGCGGACCGGTTCGTACCTTTGAAGTGACGGGTCAAATTGCGAAGCAGGGCATTTTACAGTTGACACAATGGACTGCAATCCTTAGCCTGTATTTAGGGATATTTAATCTGTTGCCGATTCCAGCCTTGGATGGAAGCCGACTTATCTTCTTGGGGATTGAAGGGCTTCGCGGCAAACCGATTGATCCGAATCGAGAAGGCATGGTGCACTTCATTGGGTTCGCGATGCTGTTCTTGCTCATGATCGCGGTAACCTATAACGATATTTTAAGATTGATTAATGGATAA
- the proS gene encoding proline--tRNA ligase, which translates to MSNDKQFVTEITPQSEDFSRWYIDTIKKADLMDYSPVRGCIVFKPDGYEIWEHIQEEMDRRFKETGHRNAYFPMFIPESFFQKEKEHVEGFNPELPWVTEAGGEKLEERLAIRPTSETIFGHMYSKWIQSYRDLPVMINQWANVVRWEKRTMPFLRTSEFLWQEGHTAHETEEEARQETMQMLEVYREVVENVLAIPVIKGQKTKSEKFAGAVDTFSIEAMMKDGRAVQAGTSHYMGTNFAKAFEIQYLNRENTLEYAHTTSWGTSTRLIGAMIMVHGDDRGLALPPKVAPTQVIMIPIGPPKTRDQVVGRADELYAELKKAGIRVKMDDRSDVRPGWKFNEYEMRGVPVRLEIGPRDMENGVCVLVSRISGEKKVVQQADLVEEIKAMLEQVQNEMFERAQNFMKDNFYSVNTIDEMKELMEEKRGFSLAGWCGSDACEDKVKEVTGATSRNIPFEPAEEKHTCLVCGQKAEHTVVFARAY; encoded by the coding sequence ATGTCGAACGATAAACAGTTTGTTACGGAAATTACACCCCAGTCAGAGGATTTCTCTCGCTGGTATATAGACACCATTAAGAAAGCAGATCTGATGGATTACTCTCCCGTTCGGGGATGTATCGTTTTCAAACCGGATGGCTATGAAATCTGGGAACATATTCAGGAAGAGATGGATAGACGTTTCAAAGAAACAGGCCATCGTAATGCATACTTCCCAATGTTTATCCCGGAGAGCTTCTTCCAGAAGGAGAAGGAGCACGTTGAGGGCTTCAATCCTGAGCTGCCATGGGTTACAGAAGCGGGTGGAGAGAAGCTCGAAGAGAGACTTGCTATTCGTCCTACCTCGGAGACGATCTTTGGACATATGTATTCCAAATGGATTCAATCCTATCGTGATCTGCCAGTGATGATCAATCAGTGGGCCAACGTGGTACGCTGGGAGAAACGTACGATGCCTTTCTTGCGCACAAGCGAGTTCTTATGGCAAGAAGGCCATACTGCTCATGAAACGGAAGAGGAAGCTCGTCAGGAAACGATGCAAATGCTAGAGGTGTACCGTGAGGTTGTGGAGAACGTACTCGCAATTCCGGTCATCAAGGGGCAAAAGACCAAATCCGAGAAATTTGCCGGTGCAGTGGACACCTTCTCCATTGAGGCCATGATGAAGGACGGACGTGCGGTTCAAGCGGGAACCTCTCACTACATGGGCACAAATTTCGCCAAGGCTTTTGAAATACAGTATTTGAATCGTGAAAATACGCTGGAGTATGCACATACGACTTCATGGGGGACAAGCACGCGTCTCATCGGAGCGATGATTATGGTGCATGGTGATGATCGTGGACTGGCACTGCCACCTAAGGTTGCGCCTACACAAGTGATTATGATTCCAATTGGACCTCCGAAGACTCGAGATCAAGTCGTTGGCCGGGCTGATGAGCTGTATGCTGAATTGAAGAAGGCCGGTATTCGTGTGAAAATGGACGATCGCAGTGATGTACGTCCTGGCTGGAAATTTAATGAATACGAAATGCGCGGTGTACCTGTACGCCTGGAGATCGGTCCTCGTGACATGGAGAATGGAGTATGTGTGCTTGTATCCAGAATCTCCGGTGAGAAGAAGGTTGTCCAGCAGGCAGATTTGGTAGAAGAGATCAAGGCTATGCTGGAGCAAGTGCAGAACGAAATGTTCGAGCGTGCCCAGAACTTCATGAAGGACAACTTCTACTCCGTTAACACGATTGACGAGATGAAGGAACTGATGGAAGAAAAACGCGGCTTCTCACTTGCCGGCTGGTGTGGTTCTGACGCTTGTGAAGACAAGGTCAAAGAAGTGACAGGGGCGACGAGCCGTAATATTCCGTTTGAACCTGCTGAGGAAAAACATACCTGTCTGGTATGTGGACAGAAGGCCGAACATACGGTAGTATTTGCTAGAGCATATTAA
- a CDS encoding PolC-type DNA polymerase III, whose amino-acid sequence MNGTDEKRKRFELLMKQVDLPAGIVEPHFIDGFIDQVEISRMNREWHITITKDTLVPAPVFKAFCLHIRDKMSHIAKISFTFNYNSAVSEADIVAEYWNLFLEWVHQQIPSVNGWMNRATQDVESGLLTLTMSDGMALELARKKQIDQAITTYYDRYFKLPLKVKMVVGESNREELEKFEQKKREEERVVIENMMSMIEAEMAPIEEEEGDVRLQMGYEIKEPAVPIQEVQDEEKKITLQGTVFGLDKKELRNGNTLYMFYLTDFTDSMQMKVFAKSKEDVKIMNLLANGKWVKVRGRVEYDRFMQVPELAMIPSDLVEVQAPPTRKDNAAEKRVEFHLHTKMSTMDAVTSIDTYVKTAAKWGHKAIAVTDHGGVQVYPEAAKAAKKHGVKMIYGLEANIVNDAVEVVMKPQPLELKTAEYIVFDIETTGLSVTQNKIIEIAAVKMQDDKEVDRFATFVNPHERIPYNIQQLTNINDEMVKDAPELEPVLHDFVKFVGDSILVAHNARFDIGFIQANLKTIGMEPLENPVLDTLELARLLHPTMKNHRLNTLADKYKVSLENHHRAIDDTIALAGILTGLLNDAAQLKGITMLDRLNDYVGMDLSNARPFHSGIYALNGTGKKNLYKLVSLSHTEHFKRVATIPKSKLVAHRDGLLIMSGCEKGEFFEAVLNKSVEEAEEVAQFYDILEIQPVTMYMHLVDKGLVATPDEIKIAIRKVVEIGEKLGKPVVATGNVHYLDPRDKIYRDITIHGITGFSPLKDMRKPDAHFRTTDEMLEEFEFLGKDKAYEVVVTNTSELADRFEEIQLFPKELFTPIIEGAEEEIRSKCYETAKSIYGEEVPDVVVKRLEKELEPIIKFGFSANYLISEKLVKKSNEDGYLVGSRGSVGSSVVATFLGISEVNPLPPHYICVNPECRHSEWFLDGSVKSGFDLPSKDCPECGTPYKGEGQDIPFETFLGFKGDKVPDIDLNFSGEYQPKAHHFTKVMFGEKSVYRAGTIGTVAEKTAFGFAKKYEEAHHKSWRGAELNRLASGCTGVKRSTGQHPGGIVVVPDYIEVEDVTPVQYPADDTSAEWKTTHFDYHAFEDNLLKLDILGHDDPTMMRMLQDLTGVDPTTIPMNDPKVMSMFNSTDALGVTPEQIRTPVATYGVPEMGTKFVRQMLQESQPSTFADLLQISGLSHGTGVWLGNAQELIKNGTCNIKTVIGCRDDIMLFLIYKHGMDAALAFKITESVRKGKGLSQEWIDEMKNCKVPQWYIDSCLKIQYMFPKAHASAYVISAVRTAYYKLYYPIEYYATYFSVRAEDFDIELACQGYEAISRKIVEIEQLGFQASTKEKSMLSVLEMALEMTARGFSFKMIDLYRSDATRFTIDGDSLIPPFSALAGIGDNAARNIAAAREYGEFLSIEDFQQKSKASKTAVELLTQMGCFRGLPESNQLSLF is encoded by the coding sequence TTGAACGGAACGGATGAGAAAAGAAAACGGTTTGAGCTGTTGATGAAACAGGTTGATTTGCCGGCGGGCATCGTGGAGCCTCATTTTATTGACGGGTTTATCGACCAGGTGGAAATCAGCCGCATGAATCGTGAATGGCATATTACCATTACAAAGGATACACTGGTTCCCGCTCCTGTCTTTAAAGCATTCTGTCTGCATATTCGAGATAAAATGAGTCATATTGCCAAGATTTCATTTACTTTCAACTACAATTCTGCTGTATCCGAAGCAGATATTGTGGCAGAGTATTGGAATCTGTTCCTGGAATGGGTCCACCAGCAGATTCCATCTGTTAATGGCTGGATGAATCGGGCGACTCAAGATGTCGAGTCGGGTCTGCTTACGCTGACGATGAGTGATGGCATGGCGCTGGAGCTGGCTCGGAAGAAGCAGATTGATCAGGCAATAACCACGTATTATGATCGTTACTTCAAGCTCCCGCTTAAGGTGAAGATGGTGGTCGGCGAGAGTAACCGGGAAGAGCTGGAGAAGTTTGAACAGAAGAAACGGGAAGAAGAACGTGTTGTCATTGAGAACATGATGAGCATGATTGAAGCCGAGATGGCCCCTATAGAGGAAGAAGAGGGCGACGTTAGGCTGCAAATGGGCTATGAGATCAAGGAGCCTGCTGTCCCTATCCAGGAAGTGCAGGATGAAGAGAAGAAGATTACGCTTCAAGGAACCGTATTCGGTCTGGACAAAAAGGAACTCCGCAACGGTAATACACTCTACATGTTCTATCTGACCGACTTTACGGATTCGATGCAGATGAAAGTGTTTGCGAAGTCCAAAGAAGATGTCAAAATTATGAATCTGCTGGCGAATGGCAAATGGGTGAAGGTGCGCGGTCGAGTTGAATACGACCGGTTTATGCAAGTTCCTGAGCTCGCCATGATTCCGTCAGATCTAGTTGAGGTGCAGGCACCACCGACACGTAAGGATAATGCAGCAGAGAAGCGAGTCGAATTTCACCTTCATACGAAGATGAGTACGATGGATGCGGTGACTTCAATCGATACGTATGTCAAAACAGCAGCCAAATGGGGACACAAAGCGATTGCTGTGACCGATCACGGAGGCGTTCAGGTATATCCGGAGGCAGCTAAGGCAGCCAAGAAGCACGGCGTCAAAATGATATACGGACTCGAAGCCAATATCGTTAACGATGCAGTCGAGGTCGTTATGAAGCCACAGCCTTTGGAGCTGAAGACAGCCGAATATATTGTATTTGATATAGAGACAACAGGCTTATCGGTAACACAGAACAAGATCATAGAAATTGCAGCGGTAAAAATGCAGGATGACAAGGAAGTCGACCGATTTGCGACCTTTGTGAATCCTCATGAGCGAATTCCATATAACATTCAGCAGCTTACCAACATTAATGATGAGATGGTCAAGGATGCGCCAGAGCTTGAGCCCGTATTGCATGACTTCGTCAAGTTTGTGGGAGATAGTATATTAGTGGCGCACAACGCGAGATTTGACATCGGCTTTATTCAAGCCAATCTCAAAACAATCGGAATGGAGCCGCTGGAGAATCCTGTACTGGATACACTGGAGCTCGCAAGATTGCTGCACCCAACGATGAAAAATCACCGCTTGAATACACTCGCGGATAAATATAAGGTTTCGCTTGAGAATCATCACCGGGCGATTGACGATACAATTGCACTTGCCGGCATTCTGACAGGGCTGCTAAATGATGCTGCCCAGCTGAAGGGGATCACCATGCTGGATCGGCTGAATGATTATGTTGGAATGGACTTGTCGAATGCTAGGCCGTTCCACAGTGGAATATATGCACTCAATGGTACAGGCAAGAAGAATCTGTACAAGCTGGTTAGTCTGTCCCATACGGAGCATTTTAAGCGGGTTGCGACGATTCCGAAGTCGAAGCTGGTGGCCCATCGAGATGGACTGCTGATCATGTCCGGCTGTGAGAAGGGTGAGTTTTTTGAAGCAGTACTGAATAAATCCGTTGAAGAAGCGGAGGAAGTAGCCCAGTTCTATGACATTTTAGAGATTCAGCCGGTTACGATGTATATGCATCTTGTAGACAAGGGGCTAGTAGCAACACCGGATGAGATCAAAATTGCGATTCGTAAAGTCGTGGAGATTGGGGAAAAGCTGGGTAAACCGGTCGTCGCTACAGGAAATGTGCACTACCTTGATCCGAGAGACAAAATTTATAGAGATATTACGATTCACGGCATAACCGGGTTTAGTCCGCTCAAGGATATGCGCAAGCCCGATGCTCACTTCCGTACAACGGACGAAATGCTGGAGGAATTCGAATTTCTTGGTAAAGACAAAGCTTATGAAGTGGTCGTCACAAATACGAGTGAGCTCGCGGACCGCTTTGAAGAGATACAGCTCTTCCCCAAAGAGCTCTTCACTCCAATCATTGAGGGGGCTGAAGAAGAGATTCGCAGCAAATGCTACGAAACCGCCAAATCCATTTATGGTGAGGAAGTTCCAGACGTTGTCGTCAAACGACTGGAAAAAGAGCTGGAGCCTATTATCAAATTTGGATTCTCTGCCAACTATCTCATTTCAGAGAAGCTGGTTAAGAAATCGAACGAGGATGGATATCTCGTAGGCTCACGGGGGTCCGTAGGTTCTTCCGTCGTAGCCACCTTCCTTGGTATATCCGAGGTTAATCCGCTGCCGCCGCATTATATTTGTGTTAACCCGGAATGCAGGCATAGCGAATGGTTCCTTGACGGTAGTGTGAAGAGTGGATTTGATTTGCCGTCGAAGGATTGTCCTGAATGCGGTACCCCATATAAAGGCGAAGGTCAGGATATTCCATTTGAAACGTTCCTGGGCTTTAAGGGAGACAAGGTTCCCGATATTGACCTTAACTTCTCCGGGGAATATCAGCCGAAGGCTCACCATTTTACAAAGGTCATGTTCGGTGAGAAGAGTGTATACCGTGCAGGCACCATCGGTACAGTAGCCGAGAAGACGGCGTTCGGATTTGCGAAGAAATATGAGGAAGCCCATCATAAATCCTGGAGAGGCGCGGAGCTGAACCGGCTTGCATCCGGCTGTACGGGTGTGAAGCGGAGCACCGGACAGCATCCAGGCGGAATTGTCGTTGTCCCAGACTATATCGAAGTGGAAGATGTGACACCTGTGCAGTATCCGGCAGATGACACGAGTGCAGAATGGAAAACAACGCACTTCGACTATCACGCCTTCGAGGATAACTTGCTCAAGCTGGATATACTGGGTCATGATGACCCGACGATGATGCGGATGCTTCAGGATCTGACGGGGGTTGATCCAACCACTATCCCAATGAACGATCCTAAGGTCATGAGCATGTTCAACTCTACGGATGCGCTTGGTGTGACTCCGGAACAGATTCGTACTCCAGTCGCCACCTACGGCGTGCCGGAGATGGGGACCAAATTTGTTAGACAGATGCTGCAGGAATCCCAGCCGAGCACCTTTGCTGACCTTCTGCAAATTTCAGGGTTGTCCCACGGAACAGGCGTATGGCTGGGGAATGCACAGGAGCTGATCAAGAACGGGACCTGCAACATTAAGACCGTAATTGGCTGCCGGGATGATATTATGCTGTTCTTAATATATAAGCATGGCATGGATGCTGCACTAGCCTTCAAAATTACCGAGAGTGTACGTAAAGGTAAAGGCCTCAGCCAGGAATGGATTGATGAAATGAAGAACTGTAAGGTTCCGCAGTGGTACATTGATTCCTGTCTGAAAATTCAGTACATGTTCCCGAAAGCCCATGCTTCAGCTTACGTTATATCGGCAGTTCGTACAGCATACTATAAGCTGTATTATCCGATCGAATATTACGCAACCTATTTCTCAGTACGTGCTGAGGATTTTGATATTGAGCTCGCATGTCAGGGCTATGAAGCCATATCTCGGAAGATTGTTGAGATCGAGCAGCTTGGGTTCCAGGCTTCGACCAAGGAGAAATCGATGCTGTCCGTGCTGGAGATGGCGCTGGAGATGACAGCACGGGGATTCAGCTTCAAAATGATTGATCTGTATCGATCCGATGCGACACGCTTTACGATTGATGGGGATTCCTTGATTCCTCCTTTCTCTGCGCTTGCAGGGATTGGTGACAATGCGGCACGCAATATTGCAGCAGCACGTGAATACGGAGAGTTCCTGTCTATTGAAGATTTCCAGCAGAAATCGAAGGCGAGTAAGACGGCGGTGGAGCTGCTCACACAGATGGGGTGTTTCCGCGGTTTGCCTGAGAGCAATCAGTTGTCACTCTTTTAG
- the rimP gene encoding ribosome maturation factor RimP — protein MSTKIKTTVEEMIKPFLDEHEFELVDVEYVKEGSNYFLRVYVDKEGGIDLDDCGLISEFLSAELDKKDPIPDAYFLEVSSPGAERPLKKSADVAKAVGKNVYVTTYEPIGGLKEFEGELLSFENEELVIASGKKEHAVPYSKVASARLAIVL, from the coding sequence TTGAGCACAAAGATTAAAACTACCGTGGAAGAAATGATTAAGCCTTTTCTGGATGAGCATGAATTTGAGCTCGTAGATGTAGAATACGTGAAAGAAGGAAGCAACTACTTCCTGCGTGTTTACGTGGATAAAGAGGGTGGTATCGATCTGGATGATTGCGGATTGATCAGTGAATTTTTAAGCGCTGAGCTGGATAAGAAGGATCCGATCCCTGATGCATATTTTCTAGAAGTCTCTTCTCCCGGTGCTGAACGCCCCCTGAAGAAGTCTGCCGACGTGGCCAAGGCGGTAGGAAAGAATGTGTACGTCACTACATATGAGCCGATAGGCGGTCTGAAGGAATTTGAAGGCGAATTGTTATCTTTTGAGAACGAAGAATTGGTTATTGCCTCCGGTAAAAAAGAGCATGCCGTTCCTTATTCAAAAGTGGCGAGTGCACGTTTGGCCATTGTTTTATAA
- the nusA gene encoding transcription termination factor NusA: MSMDFIEAMNELERDKGISKDILFEAIEAALISSYKRNFNTAQNVRVDMNRNSGVIRVYARKMVVEEVLDPRTEISLPAAREINPHFQLEDVAEIEVTPRDFGRIAAQTAKQVVTQRIREAERGLIYNAFVDKEEDIVTGVVQRQDLRSIYIDLGKVEAVLPLTELMPNEKFVHGDRIKAYITKVENTTKGPQIVLSRTHPGLLKRLFELEVPEIFDGVVEIRSVAREAGFRSKIAVHSRNEEVDPVGSCVGPRGTRVQTIVNELRGEKIDIVKFSESVEEYVANALSPSKVLEVQVFENEKMARVIVPDYQLSLAIGIKGQNARLAAKLTGWKIDIKSESQAEQEFGREKDSSGEMHQDSITVD; encoded by the coding sequence ATGAGTATGGATTTTATTGAAGCGATGAATGAACTGGAAAGGGATAAGGGGATTAGCAAGGACATTTTGTTCGAAGCGATTGAAGCTGCGCTAATTTCGAGCTACAAGCGTAATTTTAATACTGCGCAAAATGTTCGTGTTGACATGAACCGGAATTCCGGTGTTATCCGTGTATATGCTCGTAAGATGGTTGTAGAAGAGGTGCTCGATCCGCGGACTGAAATTTCTTTGCCTGCCGCTAGAGAGATTAACCCGCATTTTCAGCTTGAGGATGTAGCAGAGATCGAAGTGACTCCAAGAGATTTCGGTCGTATTGCAGCTCAAACGGCTAAGCAGGTGGTAACACAACGTATTCGTGAAGCGGAACGCGGGCTTATCTATAATGCTTTTGTTGACAAAGAAGAGGACATTGTTACAGGTGTCGTGCAGCGCCAGGATTTGCGCAGCATTTATATCGACCTCGGCAAGGTAGAGGCGGTTCTTCCTCTTACTGAGCTGATGCCGAACGAGAAATTTGTTCACGGGGATCGGATTAAGGCCTATATTACTAAGGTTGAGAACACGACAAAAGGCCCGCAAATTGTGCTCTCACGCACACACCCTGGTCTTCTTAAGCGTCTGTTTGAACTTGAAGTGCCTGAAATCTTCGATGGTGTAGTTGAGATCCGTTCCGTTGCACGCGAAGCAGGCTTCCGTTCGAAGATCGCCGTTCATTCTCGTAATGAAGAGGTCGATCCGGTGGGCTCCTGCGTAGGTCCGAGAGGAACTCGTGTTCAGACCATCGTTAACGAGCTGCGCGGAGAGAAGATTGATATCGTGAAATTCTCGGAATCGGTTGAGGAATATGTTGCTAACGCACTGAGCCCATCTAAGGTTCTGGAAGTTCAGGTGTTCGAGAATGAGAAGATGGCTCGAGTGATTGTTCCGGACTATCAGCTGTCTCTAGCCATTGGTATCAAAGGTCAGAATGCGCGTCTTGCTGCCAAGCTTACGGGCTGGAAGATTGATATTAAGAGCGAGAGCCAGGCAGAGCAGGAATTTGGCAGAGAAAAAGACTCTTCTGGTGAAATGCATCAGGATTCCATCACCGTCGATTAA
- the rnpM gene encoding RNase P modulator RnpM: MKQRKVPLRKCVACQEMMPKKQLIRVVKTPEDEVLIDLTGKKSGRGAYLCGKEACFRLAQKNRSLDRALKSQVKSEIYEQLAQDFIKAEDEFLAARDRAEYE; this comes from the coding sequence ATGAAACAACGCAAAGTACCGCTTCGCAAATGCGTGGCTTGTCAAGAAATGATGCCGAAGAAACAGTTAATCAGGGTTGTTAAAACACCGGAAGATGAAGTGCTGATTGACCTTACGGGCAAGAAATCTGGCCGTGGTGCTTATCTTTGCGGTAAGGAAGCTTGCTTCCGTCTTGCTCAGAAGAACAGATCACTCGATCGGGCGCTCAAGTCGCAAGTGAAGTCTGAGATCTATGAGCAGCTTGCACAAGACTTTATTAAGGCCGAAGATGAATTTTTGGCCGCAAGGGATAGGGCTGAATATGAATAA